In a genomic window of Agarivorans albus:
- the yjjX gene encoding inosine/xanthosine triphosphatase, translated as MSEQSIKVVVGSRNPVKVRAVAKALAMYYPDAEIDCQGIDAPSLVPEQPITTQQTRDGAVNRLRYCQQYQTADFYAAIEGGVDMFEDGPATFAYVAIARGEHLSVGRGANMPLPPSVYQALEQGEELGPLMDKLFNTKNIKQKGGAIGLLTNGLATREDNYVHAMLLALVQFAHPSLFQQ; from the coding sequence TATTAAAGTAGTGGTAGGGTCGCGTAACCCAGTCAAAGTGCGAGCAGTTGCTAAAGCCCTCGCGATGTATTACCCAGATGCAGAGATTGACTGCCAAGGCATTGACGCTCCCTCTCTAGTACCCGAACAACCCATAACCACTCAGCAGACTCGCGATGGTGCAGTAAATCGCCTACGTTACTGCCAGCAGTACCAAACTGCCGATTTTTATGCCGCAATTGAGGGTGGTGTGGATATGTTTGAAGATGGCCCCGCTACGTTTGCTTATGTGGCAATCGCACGTGGTGAGCACCTTTCGGTAGGGCGTGGGGCCAACATGCCCCTTCCGCCAAGCGTTTATCAAGCGCTAGAGCAAGGTGAGGAACTTGGCCCACTAATGGACAAACTGTTTAATACTAAGAATATTAAGCAAAAAGGCGGCGCCATTGGACTACTCACCAATGGCTTAGCAACCCGCGAAGATAACTATGTGCATGCCATGCTGCTGGCACTAGTGCAGTTTGCTCACCCAAGCTTGTTTCAACAATAG